Proteins from a single region of Flavobacterium sp. K5-23:
- a CDS encoding iron-containing alcohol dehydrogenase: MLNFEIYNPTNLVFGKGQIEKLGSLVPKGAKILLAYGGGSIFKNGIHEQVINNLKGHEIVEFSGIEANPHFETLMKAVAIVKEQNIDFILAVGGGSVIDGVKFISAAVHFEGNPIDILQKRILIKENAVPFGTVLTLPATGSEMNSGAVVTIESTKEKLAFGGSAMFPKFSICDPTVIESLPKRQLQNGVVDAYTHVMEQYLTYPHEGYLQDRIAEGILQTLIEIGPKVVENPKDYALASNFMWSCTMALNGLIQKGVPSDWATHMIGHELTAMYGIDHARTLAVIAPSLYKVMFETKKGKLAQYGKRIFNLEGTEDEIANEAINKTVEFFHTMGMDTKLSEYTSDYSKTADFIVNRFDERGWKGLGEKQNITLEKVKAIVEMSY; encoded by the coding sequence ATGTTAAACTTCGAAATATACAATCCTACGAATCTAGTATTCGGGAAAGGACAAATAGAGAAATTAGGAAGCCTTGTGCCGAAAGGAGCTAAAATATTATTGGCTTACGGTGGTGGAAGCATCTTTAAAAACGGAATCCACGAGCAAGTAATCAACAATCTTAAAGGTCACGAAATTGTGGAATTTAGCGGTATTGAAGCTAACCCACATTTTGAAACTTTAATGAAAGCAGTTGCAATTGTTAAAGAACAAAATATCGATTTTATCCTTGCCGTTGGTGGTGGATCTGTAATTGATGGTGTTAAATTTATTTCGGCTGCGGTTCATTTTGAAGGTAACCCAATCGATATTTTACAAAAACGCATATTGATTAAGGAAAACGCAGTGCCTTTTGGAACTGTATTAACCTTGCCAGCTACTGGAAGTGAGATGAATTCAGGTGCAGTTGTAACTATTGAATCAACCAAAGAAAAGTTGGCTTTTGGTGGTTCAGCTATGTTTCCAAAATTCTCGATATGCGATCCAACAGTAATCGAGTCTTTACCAAAAAGACAATTACAAAACGGTGTTGTTGATGCCTATACACACGTAATGGAGCAATACTTGACTTACCCTCACGAAGGATATTTGCAAGACCGCATTGCCGAAGGTATTCTTCAAACATTAATCGAAATAGGCCCTAAAGTAGTTGAAAACCCAAAAGATTATGCCTTAGCTTCAAACTTTATGTGGAGCTGCACAATGGCCTTAAACGGATTAATCCAAAAAGGAGTTCCTAGTGACTGGGCAACCCATATGATTGGACATGAATTAACGGCTATGTACGGAATAGATCATGCACGAACTCTTGCAGTAATCGCACCTAGTTTATACAAAGTGATGTTTGAAACCAAGAAAGGAAAACTAGCGCAATACGGAAAACGCATCTTCAACTTAGAAGGAACGGAAGACGAAATAGCAAATGAAGCCATTAATAAAACAGTTGAATTCTTCCACACTATGGGAATGGATACTAAACTGTCTGAATATACTTCAGACTACAGTAAAACAGCTGATTTTATTGTGAATCGTTTTGACGAAAGAGGATGGAAAGGATTAGGTGAAAAACAAAATATCACTTTAGAGAAAGTTAAAGCTATTGTAGAGATGAGCTACTAA
- a CDS encoding NAD(P)H-dependent glycerol-3-phosphate dehydrogenase translates to MTENIKFAVIGGGSWATAIAKMLCVNLPEISWYMRNETAIEHLKTHKHNPNYLSSVEFDISKLKLTSDINEAVAYADYIIFAIPSAFLNGELEKLTESLKDKVIFSAIKGIVPETSLIVGEHFHFKYDIPYYNIGVVTGPCHAEEVALERLSYLTIACGDAQKAEIVAKNLSGNYIKTKITDDIIGTEYAAMLKNIYAIAAGIAHGLGYGDNFQSVLMSNAIREMKKFIKKVHKMKRNINDSAYLGDLLVTGYSVFSRNRMFGNMIGKGYTVKSAMMEMSMVSEGYYATKSAYKLNQGYGAKTPIIDAVYSILYEGKEAKAVFKELTDKLD, encoded by the coding sequence ATGACCGAGAATATAAAATTTGCAGTAATTGGTGGTGGAAGTTGGGCGACAGCTATAGCAAAAATGCTATGTGTAAATTTACCTGAAATCTCATGGTACATGCGTAATGAGACTGCAATAGAACATCTTAAAACACACAAACACAATCCAAATTACCTGAGTTCAGTAGAATTTGATATTTCTAAATTAAAACTAACCTCAGATATAAATGAAGCAGTGGCTTATGCTGATTATATCATATTTGCCATTCCATCAGCCTTTCTAAATGGTGAATTAGAAAAACTAACCGAGTCATTGAAAGACAAGGTGATTTTTTCGGCTATAAAAGGAATCGTACCGGAAACGAGTTTGATTGTTGGAGAGCATTTTCACTTTAAATATGATATCCCTTATTACAATATTGGTGTAGTAACAGGCCCTTGTCATGCTGAAGAAGTGGCATTGGAACGCTTATCCTATTTGACAATCGCCTGTGGTGATGCACAAAAAGCTGAAATTGTTGCCAAAAACTTATCAGGCAACTATATCAAAACTAAAATTACAGATGACATTATTGGAACTGAATATGCGGCTATGCTTAAAAACATATATGCTATCGCAGCCGGTATTGCACATGGTTTAGGATATGGAGACAACTTTCAATCCGTGTTAATGAGTAATGCGATTCGAGAGATGAAGAAATTCATCAAGAAAGTCCATAAAATGAAGCGAAACATCAATGACTCGGCTTATTTAGGTGATTTATTGGTAACCGGTTATTCTGTGTTTTCAAGAAACAGAATGTTCGGGAATATGATAGGTAAAGGATACACCGTAAAAAGCGCGATGATGGAAATGAGCATGGTTTCTGAAGGGTATTATGCCACAAAAAGTGCTTATAAATTAAATCAAGGTTATGGAGCAAAAACCCCAATCATAGATGCTGTATACAGTATTTTATACGAAGGAAAAGAAGCTAAAGCAGTGTTTAAAGAATTGACCGATAAACTGGATTAA
- a CDS encoding DUF6503 family protein yields MVFSFTGTANLFPKQILLGFCFMVAFQTSGQELSGQDLLKKTIEYHDANNNWDTFNGKLFIEMKAPNGSDRLSEVVIDLPNQYFKLSALKNNTKVEHIVDKNISSFTLNGNSTFTEEEAKTYNLTETRAKFMKNYYTFLYGLPMKLKDSGTIINPAVERKEFMGKEYLVLKVKYEEGVGKFLVLLF; encoded by the coding sequence ATGGTATTTTCATTTACTGGCACAGCAAACCTATTCCCAAAACAAATCCTCTTGGGATTTTGTTTTATGGTGGCTTTTCAAACATCGGGGCAAGAGCTTTCTGGGCAAGATTTACTTAAGAAAACAATTGAATATCATGATGCCAATAACAACTGGGACACCTTTAATGGGAAGTTGTTTATTGAAATGAAAGCTCCTAATGGAAGCGACCGTTTGAGTGAGGTAGTTATTGATTTACCTAACCAATATTTTAAACTTAGCGCCCTTAAAAACAACACGAAAGTTGAGCATATCGTTGATAAAAACATTAGTTCTTTTACCTTAAACGGCAATTCTACATTTACAGAGGAAGAGGCTAAAACGTATAACTTGACCGAAACAAGAGCGAAATTCATGAAAAACTACTACACCTTTTTGTATGGTTTGCCAATGAAGCTCAAGGATTCAGGTACAATCATAAACCCTGCAGTTGAAAGAAAAGAGTTTATGGGTAAAGAATACTTAGTGCTAAAAGTTAAATATGAAGAAGGAGTAGGAAAGTTCTTGGTACTTTTATTTTGA
- a CDS encoding DUF6503 family protein — translation MEIYQFYHDEAKNDGEYIILNGEEVFSGIKFPKSRAWYLNNDKAYLATDKLTKVTPL, via the coding sequence ATGGAAATTTATCAATTCTATCATGACGAAGCTAAAAATGATGGGGAATATATAATCCTTAACGGAGAAGAAGTTTTTTCTGGGATTAAATTTCCTAAATCTAGAGCTTGGTATTTGAATAATGACAAAGCTTACCTAGCTACAGACAAACTTACAAAAGTGACTCCTTTATAA